In Candidatus Zixiibacteriota bacterium, a single window of DNA contains:
- a CDS encoding vitamin B12-dependent ribonucleotide reductase, with protein MEDKNEFQLSENSLKVLERRYLKKDDNGQVVETPEELFHRVARAIAEPEKKFGASTEETHAIEDSFYDMMYNLEFMPNSPTLMNAGRPLGQLSACFVLPVADSMESIFDAVKHTALIHKSGGGTGFSFSRLRPRNAVVASTSGVASGPISFMRVINSATEAVKQGGTRRGANMGILRVDHPDILDFISCKDDLSELTNFNISVAITDAFMNAVKENGRYELIDPQTGSVYIKDGQPVMLQARTVFDKIIAHAHNTGEPGLMFLDRMNDGNPVKKVGLYESTNPCGEQPLLPYESCNLGSLNLSKMVRAVVDLDSPRELSRYEIDWDKLDRTVRSCVHFLDNVIEANKYPLPEIDLHTKQNRKIGLGVMGWADLLVILGIPYNTNEALELAEKIMSRIQKTGHDESRKLAERRGVFPNWDKSFFYKEGQGRPMRNSTVTTIAPTGTISIIASCSSGIEPLFAVSYVRTVMDKTRMIEVNPLFERIARARGFYNKELMEKISQTNSIAEHEEIPEDVRRIFVTTHDVSPEWHVRMQAAFQKYCDNAVSKTINLPNEASVEDVEKAYMLAYELDCKGITIYRDGSRSEQVLSTGATDTKTTPEKKQLPESREVKDRPQFLHGITEKIKTGYGNLYVTVNVIDGKPFEVFAQIGKSGYSTMADTEAICRLISLALRSGVPVDKVIKQLKGIGGASPVFGNGALISSIPDAIAHILHSHFGNGQKIKEDLDISQEFCPDCGGRIEHDSGCVVCRSCGYSKC; from the coding sequence ATGGAAGATAAAAATGAATTTCAGTTATCCGAGAATTCGCTGAAAGTGCTGGAGCGCCGCTATCTCAAGAAGGATGATAACGGGCAGGTAGTGGAAACTCCTGAGGAATTGTTTCACCGGGTGGCCCGGGCCATAGCTGAACCGGAAAAAAAGTTCGGGGCTTCGACCGAAGAAACTCACGCGATCGAGGATTCCTTTTATGATATGATGTATAATCTCGAATTTATGCCCAATTCGCCTACCCTGATGAATGCCGGGCGGCCACTGGGGCAACTGTCGGCCTGTTTTGTTTTACCGGTAGCCGATTCCATGGAATCGATTTTCGATGCCGTCAAACATACCGCCCTGATTCATAAATCCGGAGGCGGGACCGGTTTTTCTTTTTCGCGGCTTCGTCCCCGGAATGCGGTTGTCGCCTCGACATCGGGGGTGGCCTCGGGGCCGATTTCATTTATGAGGGTGATCAATTCCGCCACCGAAGCGGTCAAGCAGGGAGGAACCCGGCGCGGTGCCAATATGGGTATTTTACGGGTTGACCATCCCGATATTCTGGATTTCATCTCCTGCAAGGATGACCTTTCGGAGTTGACCAATTTTAATATATCCGTGGCTATCACCGACGCTTTCATGAATGCCGTTAAGGAAAACGGGCGTTATGAATTGATTGATCCCCAAACCGGATCGGTATATATCAAAGATGGGCAACCGGTCATGCTTCAGGCCCGGACGGTGTTCGATAAAATTATCGCGCATGCCCATAATACCGGTGAACCGGGACTTATGTTTCTGGATCGCATGAACGACGGCAATCCGGTTAAGAAGGTCGGATTATATGAATCGACCAATCCGTGCGGCGAACAGCCGCTTTTACCCTACGAAAGCTGTAATCTGGGTTCCCTGAATCTGAGCAAGATGGTTCGGGCAGTGGTTGATCTGGATTCACCGCGGGAATTGTCGCGTTATGAAATCGATTGGGACAAGCTTGATCGAACGGTCCGGAGTTGTGTTCATTTTCTGGATAATGTTATCGAGGCCAACAAGTATCCGCTTCCGGAAATCGACCTTCATACCAAGCAAAACAGGAAAATAGGCCTGGGTGTGATGGGCTGGGCCGATTTGCTGGTGATTCTGGGGATTCCGTATAATACCAATGAAGCCCTGGAACTGGCCGAGAAAATCATGTCGCGGATACAAAAGACCGGGCACGATGAATCACGGAAACTGGCCGAACGCCGGGGAGTCTTTCCCAACTGGGATAAATCATTCTTCTACAAGGAAGGTCAGGGGCGGCCGATGCGTAATTCGACAGTGACGACAATTGCGCCGACCGGTACGATCTCAATAATTGCCAGTTGTTCTTCGGGAATCGAACCGCTTTTTGCGGTTTCCTATGTCCGGACGGTGATGGATAAAACCCGGATGATCGAAGTTAATCCTTTATTCGAACGGATTGCCCGGGCCCGCGGTTTCTACAATAAGGAATTGATGGAGAAGATTTCTCAAACGAATTCCATTGCGGAACATGAGGAAATTCCAGAAGATGTCCGCCGGATATTTGTCACCACTCATGATGTCAGTCCGGAATGGCATGTGCGGATGCAGGCGGCTTTCCAGAAATACTGCGACAACGCCGTATCCAAGACCATTAATCTGCCCAATGAGGCTTCGGTGGAGGATGTCGAAAAAGCCTATATGCTGGCTTATGAACTGGACTGTAAGGGGATTACCATTTATCGTGATGGGAGCCGTTCGGAACAGGTTTTATCCACCGGGGCCACCGACACCAAAACCACTCCGGAGAAAAAACAGCTTCCCGAGAGCCGGGAGGTCAAAGACCGGCCGCAATTTCTCCACGGTATCACCGAGAAAATAAAAACCGGTTATGGTAATCTCTATGTTACGGTCAATGTAATCGATGGCAAGCCGTTCGAGGTTTTCGCCCAGATCGGCAAATCGGGCTATTCGACCATGGCCGACACCGAAGCCATTTGCCGTTTGATCTCGCTGGCCCTGCGTTCGGGCGTTCCGGTTGATAAGGTTATAAAGCAACTCAAGGGTATCGGCGGAGCCTCACCGGTTTTCGGAAACGGAGCCCTGATTTCTTCGATTCCCGATGCCATAGCTCATATTTTGCATAGTCATTTCGGTAACGGCCAGAAGATAAAAGAGGACTTGGATATTTCCCAGGAATTCTGTCCTGACTGCGGTGGGCGGATTGAGCACGACTCCGGCTGTGTCGTATGTCGTTCATGCGGTTATTCAAAATGCTGA
- a CDS encoding ATP-binding protein encodes MKRPIITENQIKIPSSQEYLPDVDIFVEGRLAEFGVNESAIADIAISVTELVNNAITHGNKSVFEKTVIVDIGKSNSTVEISVTDEGNGFNPDEVENPIDDKNLLKEVGRGIFITRSLMDKVEFNSRPGRGTKVTIKKHI; translated from the coding sequence ATGAAAAGACCAATTATCACTGAAAATCAGATTAAAATTCCTTCATCCCAGGAATATCTGCCCGATGTCGACATTTTTGTCGAAGGGAGGTTGGCTGAATTCGGCGTCAATGAATCGGCCATCGCCGATATCGCCATATCCGTTACCGAACTGGTCAATAACGCCATTACTCATGGCAACAAATCCGTTTTTGAAAAAACGGTTATCGTCGATATCGGCAAAAGTAATTCAACGGTGGAAATTTCCGTCACCGATGAAGGGAACGGATTCAATCCCGACGAAGTTGAAAATCCCATCGATGATAAAAACCTCCTCAAAGAGGTCGGACGGGGGATTTTTATCACGCGATCGCTCATGGATAAGGTTGAATTCAATTCCCGACCCGGTCGCGGAACCAAAGTCACCATAAAAAAACATATTTGA
- the thyX gene encoding FAD-dependent thymidylate synthase: MREVVARPSVELMAITPDAERVIELACRTCYLSFHRYNPPDSTEELIKKVIRKKHHSVLEHAMATFRIKGGSRTFTHELVRHRLMSPSQESQRYVEYGKTRNFDVVLPPTIEATDFRERYLDMAIKCEELYNEMIGADIPKEDARYILPGGTTSEIVISANFREFRHIFEVRCNPRAHWEIRGICLDMLKIMKSEAPIVFDDFEIDWETKSARLIES; encoded by the coding sequence ATGAGGGAAGTTGTGGCCCGGCCATCGGTGGAGTTGATGGCCATAACGCCGGACGCCGAGCGGGTAATTGAACTGGCCTGCCGGACCTGTTATCTGTCATTTCACAGATACAATCCGCCAGATTCGACCGAAGAACTTATCAAGAAAGTTATCAGAAAGAAGCATCACTCGGTGCTGGAGCACGCCATGGCCACTTTTCGTATCAAGGGCGGTTCACGTACCTTTACCCATGAGTTGGTCCGCCACCGATTGATGTCGCCATCACAGGAGTCGCAGCGGTATGTCGAATATGGCAAGACACGTAATTTCGATGTTGTTCTGCCGCCAACCATTGAGGCCACGGATTTCCGGGAGAGATATCTGGATATGGCCATTAAATGCGAGGAACTATATAATGAAATGATCGGAGCCGATATACCGAAAGAGGATGCGCGATATATACTGCCGGGAGGAACGACCTCGGAAATCGTTATATCCGCCAACTTCAGGGAATTCCGCCATATTTTCGAGGTGCGGTGCAACCCGCGGGCTCACTGGGAAATCAGGGGTATTTGTCTGGATATGTTGAAAATTATGAAGAGCGAAGCCCCAATTGTTTTCGATGATTTCGAGATCGACTGGGAAACGAAATCGGCCCGATTAATTGAATCTTAG
- a CDS encoding STAS domain-containing protein, whose translation MRLNDYEQDGVWVLEPKGKIMGGPDATILHEKLHELIEQGKKKVIINLSRVEWMNSTGLGILISGLTTLRNNHGDLKLANVTDKIQSLLTITKLVTVFEAFDSVEDAIKSF comes from the coding sequence ATGAGGCTCAACGATTATGAACAGGATGGGGTGTGGGTACTCGAGCCTAAGGGCAAAATCATGGGGGGACCGGATGCCACCATCCTTCATGAAAAATTGCATGAGTTAATTGAACAGGGCAAGAAGAAAGTAATTATAAACCTCTCCAGGGTTGAATGGATGAATTCAACCGGATTAGGAATACTGATCTCCGGACTGACTACCCTGCGCAACAATCATGGTGATTTGAAACTGGCCAATGTGACCGACAAGATTCAATCGCTTCTGACCATTACCAAGCTGGTAACGGTTTTCGAGGCTTTCGATTCGGTCGAGGATGCCATCAAATCGTTCTAA